Proteins co-encoded in one Dreissena polymorpha isolate Duluth1 chromosome 12, UMN_Dpol_1.0, whole genome shotgun sequence genomic window:
- the LOC127854272 gene encoding sentrin-specific protease 1-like — translation MYDLLMLPQCKGNIHWVLLVASVMSRTVTIYDSLGGNNKALFDLFCQFMCQRAQIVKDGLEKISSELKAPPCNKQRHGNSCGVFALMTAKCLVMKKHPTML, via the exons atgtatgatctacttatgctgccacaatgtaaaggcaacattcactgggttttgctggttgcaagtgttatgtccaggactgtaaccatttacgactcgttgggtggtaacaacaaggccttgttcgatttgttctg ccagttcatgtgtcaacgagcgcaaattgtgaaagatggcttggaaaaaaTCAGTTCAGAGTTaaaagcgccaccttgcaacaaacagcgccacggaaacagctgtggagtgtttgcattgatg actgccaaatgtttggtcatgaaaaagcatcccacaatgttgtga